ATTGGTTCAGAGCATCCATGTCGAACCTCGACATGGTATGGAGGGTTCATCACGCGGCGGGATTGGGAAGCTCATAAGTAAAGTGTACAAGAGACTGTCAACGAGGAAGAATAGGGGGATTGAACCGTCTAAATACACTCCGTCGTCGTATAAGTAGCAATTGTCATCCGGAATAATTTAGTGTATGGTTAAGCTATGGTATTGATTAGATTGTTTTATCCggaataatttattttgattgcAAACTCAATCACTAGATTGTTGTGTTCTTTTAAGTTATTTTGATTGCAAACTCAATTTAATTGATTGTTGTGATAGGAATATTGTTTCAATTAGTGTATTTCTGCCTGTTCTGCAatttagagacgcatgagggagatgcgtctctgcctaagacgcatgaccctcatgcgtcttataTTATTTTCGggttttttttaacgacgcatgagggtcatgctcttaggtagagacgcatctccctcacgCGTCTCTAAATTGCAGAACAGGCAcaacgacgcatgagggtcatacGGCAAACTACTTATCCCTAACCATGTATACATAAACCAAATTTCAGTATCTAAAATTCTGAACTATTACACGGAGAATTCATCAAAACGACAATTGTTATACCTCCAATTGAAACAATCGAGTGAATTAGTACAAAACTTGTCCAAAAGTTCAGTTAATACAAAATGGAACAACGCTTTTTGTAAAGTCTTCAATTCATTCCAAAGTCTTCAATCCATTCCAAAGTCTTCAATTTGTAACACGCTTTTTGTCCAACACTGTCTTCACGTACACAAGCCCTGTTACAACAGAAAGAGTATGATTTCTCATAgaacgaaaataaaaaatatacccTACATAAAAAAACTAAGGTACGAACATACCTGCGCTGCAAATGTTAATAACCCCTACATAACACGACCGACTGTGCAGTTTCTTCGGTCATGTCCCTCTACGCCACAATTCATGCATTTGCTGGCCGCTCTCGGTTCATCTTCCTCGcggacatccatttgattagGAATCCTCCTTGTTCTGCCTCGTCCGCGCTTTCGAGGAAGCAACTGCTCAGGGGTGATACGCAATTTCCATCCAGGATTTGCCCAATAGTCTTGGTGTCTTGGTGCTTGAAATGAGACACCATAGTACTGTGCTTCCCATGTAGCTTTGTGGTTGTGTTTATCAATGAGTTCAAAAATAGAGTTACCTCGATCTCTGGCAACGGTGTACGCATGTGAACAAGGGactctccacatctgccacttcccACAACTGCACTTTGAATCCATAAACTCGACATCTTGTCTGTTATCGCCCTTTGCCTTTCCATTTTCAACACGTGGACGACTTCGAATTTGGTAATGACCTAATTCTCGGGCGACTACTGAACAGTAATGCATTTGCCCCTTCGCATCATTCGCAACAAGTTTGTCCCTCGCCCAGGGGGTCAACCGACCTTCGGTTTGTTGTATTTCTGTTTCTATCTGCCCACCATTCAACTGTTCGCCAAAAGGTCAGATCAACCAAAGCTCTAATTGGCAACTCTCTTACACCTCTCAGTACGTTGTTGTAGCTCTCTGACATGTTTGTTGAGGGCACCCCCCATCTCAGTTCATCATCGTAGCAAATAGACCAGTTCTCTTTTTTGGCTTTGTTGAGCTCGTGTATCGCAATAAGACTTTCCTCCCGTAGTGCACGTCGCCTTCTCACGTACTTGCGTACTTGAGTTGTGACACCCAATGCCCATATCATGCCTTTCGCTTTACCTCTCTTACCCTTAAGTTTTGTCAAGATATTTTTCCTCACATggatcaaacaaaatttgtggtgacATATCGGCGGCTTTTTCCATATATCTGAATGCATAGCCTTGAGGATTCCTTTGTGCCTATCCGAAATGATGCATACCTCCCTTTCG
This sequence is a window from Salvia splendens isolate huo1 chromosome 5, SspV2, whole genome shotgun sequence. Protein-coding genes within it:
- the LOC121804140 gene encoding uncharacterized protein LOC121804140, which produces MAHDDMWEIRKWRGRHSCEGHRNDRGHANFSSPMIALCIRHQLLKNAEFSAAAVRNFVHDKFHVVVSCKKAWYARRRALEIVFGGWEVSFRDFPSYMLELQYRNPGTIVERRHNELLSQGRTKVFYYVFWALGPAIHAFQDWEWFLDHVRIHVVKYEREVCIISDRHKGILKAMHSDIWKKPPICHHKFCLIHVRKNILTKLKGKRGKAKGMIWALGVTTQVRKYVRRRRALREESLIAIHELNKAKKENWSICYDDELRWGVPSTNMSESYNNLNGGQIETEIQQTEGRLTPWARDKLVANDAKGQMHYCSVVARELGHYQIRSRPRVENGKAKGDNRQDVEFMDSKCSCGKWQMWRVPCSHAYTVARDRGNSIFELIDKHNHKATWEAQYYGVSFQAPRHQDYWANPGWKLRITPEQLLPRKRGRGRTRRIPNQMDVREEDEPRAASKCMNCGVEGHDRRNCTVGRVM